The Candidatus Thermoplasmatota archaeon genome includes the window TGAGCACGGGGAAGGCGATCGTCCAGAAGACGCCGCTGCGGCTCCGGAAGTAGATGCGAAGCGACGCGCGGAGGTCCACGAGCGCCCGCCTCATGCGCCAACGCCTCCCAGGCGCTCGCCGGTGAGGGCAAGGAACGCGTCCTCGAGGTTTGGCGTGCGGACCTCGAGCGAGGCGAGGGTGGCCTTCGACGCAAGCGCCGACAGGACCTCCTCCAGGCGATGGTCGCCCGGGTCGATGGACAGGTGCGCGTTGTCCACCCGCACGCGCGCGCGGGGAAGCCATCCGGCGACGCGATCGGCAAGGCCCGGCTCGGCCGGCAGTCGCACGGTCGTGGAGCCCGCGTGCGCGCGCACGATGGCGTCAGGCGCGTCAAGCGCGACGAGCTTGCCCCGGTGCACGATGCCCACGCGGTCGGAGAGCACCGCGGCCTCCTCCATGTAGTGGGTGGTGAGGAACACGGTCCGGCCGCCCGCGCGCAGCTTGCGGATGAGCTCCCACACCTGGCGACGCGCATGGGGATCGAGGCCCGTGGAGGGCTCGTCGAGGAAGACGAGCTCGGGGTCGTTCACGAGCGCGATCGCGACCCCCGTGCGCTGCTTCAATCCGCCCGAGAGCTCGAGGTAGAGCGTGTCCGCCTTCTCCGTGAGGCCCACGGAGGCGAGGAGTTCGTCCACGTCCGCGTTCGAGCCAAAGAGGTCGCGGAAGTAGCGGACGTTCTCGCGGACCGTGAGGCGGTCGAAGGTGTTGAAGTCCTGCGGCAGGACGCCGATCCGCTCGCGGATGCGCGAGGCTTGGGTCTCCACGTCGTGGCCGAGCACGCGCACGCGGCCGCTCGTCTTTGCCCGCAGGCACTCGAGGATCTCCACGGTCGTGGTCTTGCCGGCGCCGTTGGGTCCAAGGAGCGCGAACACCTCGCCCTTCTCGACCGAGAAGGAGAGCCCGTCCACGGCGGAAAGCTCGCCGTAGCGCTTGACCAGCTGTTCCACCTCGACGACCGGCATCCAAATCGCGATGCGCGCACGGGTTATAGCCGCTTTGATGCGCGGCCGCCCGGCCCCTTCTCGCAAGGCTTAAGGAGGGTTCGCGGGGTGCGAGCGTCATGATCGTCGACCGGGGCGACATCGTGCTCGTCGGAACGGCGCACGTGAGCCCCGAGAGCGTGGCGGAGGTGCGGCGCGAGATCGCCGCGCGCCGACCGGCCGTCGTGTGCGTGGAGCTCGACGAGCACCGGGCGCGCGCGCTCTCCGACCCGAAATGGCGGGAGACCCCCCTGCTCGACGTGATCCGCGACGGCAAGGCGTTCGTGCTTTTGGCGCAGGCGTTCCTGGCGAGCTGGCAGCGGCGGCTGGGCGAGAGGTACGGCGTGAAGCCGGGCGCCGAGATGCTGGCGGGCATGCAGGAGGCCGAGAAGGTCGGCGCGTCGGTCGAGCTCTCCGACCGCGACATCGGCGTCACGCTCAAGCGCGCGTGGGCCCGCATGGGATTCCGCGAGAAGCTGCGCCTGGCCTGGGAGTTCCTGAAAGCCCTCACGGGCGCCGACGCCGACGGCCGCGAGGTCGAGGTGGAGGAGCTTCTCAAGGAGGACGTGCTCTCCTCGATGATGGAGGAGTTCTCCCGCATGGCGCCCTCGATCTCGGAGGTCGTCATCCGCGAGCGCGACGCCTACCTGGCCGGGCGCATCCTGGAGGCGCGGGAGCGCGCGAAGGGCCGTCCCGTGCTCGCCGTGGTGGGCGCGGGCCACTTGAAGGGCATCCAGCGGCACCTCGACGCCCCCGAATCGATCCCCGAGCGCGCCTCCCTGGAGACCGTGCCGGAGCGGTTTCCGTGGGGAAAGGCGATCGGCTACGGCCTTGCGATCGGGATCCTCGCGCTGTTTGCCTGGCTAGGCTACGGGGCGCTCACGGATCCCGTAAAGCTCGCGAAGCTGCAGGAGGCGCTTCTCATGTTCGTGCTCGTCACGGGATCCTTCTCGGCCCTTGGCGCGGCGGCGGCTCTTGCCCATCCGTACTCGATCCTGGCCGCGTTCTCGACCGCGTGGTTTGCCACGATCCACCCGGGCATCGCCACCGGCTGGATCTCCGGGTACGTCGAGCTCCAGAAGCGGAAGCCCACCGTCGCCGACTACGAGGGGCTCTCCACGCTCGCCGGGCTTGGGGATTTCTATCGGAACAAGATCACGCGCGTGCTCCTTGTCACCGCGCTCACAAACGTGGGCGCCATGGTGGGCTTCTGGCTGGGCGCCGCGGCGCTTCTGCCCATCGCCTTTGGCTAGGGCGGCAACCGGGAGAAACCGAAGCGTTCATCCCTGTTTTGCCGCCATCTCGACCCGTTGCCGGACCCTCCGACGCCCGTCCGTTCACCGCCGCCTGCCCGGCGGGAGACGCCGCCTGCGCGCCCCTTGCCGCCTGTGGCCGGCACGCTGCGCAGCGGGCCTCCCCGCCCGTCGGCCCCTCGACCCGCGGCGCCGGCTCCCGCGCGGCCGCCGCCGGCTGCCTTTGCCTTCGACGATCTTCCGGAGCCGCGCATCTCCACGAGCCTCGAGGAGATCGTCCACCTCGTGGGCTCGGTCGCGATCCTGACGTGCATCTTCGGCTTTGCGATCGTCAACAACACGCCGCACCTCCTCACGAACGAGCCCTTGGGAGGAGGCCCCCGGGCGGGGCCCTTCGATTGGAACCGCTACGTCGCGGTCCTGCCGCCCGTGCTCGTCATCGTCCTCACGGGTTTCGTGCTCCACGAGCTTGCCCACAAGGTCGTCGCGCAGCGATACTACCTGTGGGCCGAGTACCGCGCGCAGTGGGCCTGGCTTGGAATCGTGGGCGCCGTGAACGTCGCGCAACCGACGCCGCTTCCCTTCGCGCTGCCCGGCTTCGTGCAGATCGTGGGCGACGCCACGGTCGAGGACAACGGGCGCATCAGCGTCGTGGGCCCGGCCACCAACCTCGCCATCGCCTTCCTCGCGTTCCCGTTCCTCGTGGCCGAAGGAGGACGCGGCGTTGCGCTCGCCGGGGCGCCTCACGGCACGTTCCTCGAGCTCCTGGTGATGGTGAACGCCGGGCTTGCCGCCTTCAACCTCCTGCCGGTCTCGGTCCTCGACGGGGCGAAGATCCTCCGGTGGCGGGCGGGCCTGTGGCTCGTGCTGATGCTGCTTGCGTTGGCCCTTTTCCTCACGGTCGCGAATCGGCTGTACGTGAACCTGTGAGCGAGGCAAGGCCGACGCCCGCCAGGACGAGGCCGGCGCCCAGCGCGGTGGCGGGGGAGAGACGTTCGAGTCCAAGCGCAAGCGAGATCGCAAGGGCCACCACGATCTCCGCCACGAGCATCACCGCGCTTGCCGCCGCGCCCACCGCCGGCATGCCGTGCGCCCACAACGCAAACGCGGCCGCCGTGCACAGGAACCCCACGTACCCCACGGCCGCCCACGCCGCAAGCCCCGCGGGCGCCGGAGCCCCGGAGGCGACGGCCACGGGAGCGAGGACCGCAAGCGCCCACGCGAAGACCGGCACGATCGTTTCGATGGCGCCCTCGCGCGCGAACAGGGGCTTTGCGCCCACGGCAAAGAACGCCCAGAAAAGACCCGAGGCAAGCGCCAGGGCGTCGCCGGCAAGCGTGCCGCCGTGCAGCGTCTCGAGGCGCCCGCCGGTCGCCACGAGTACCGCGCCGACGCCGGCGAGCGCGACGGCGGGCCCCAGCCGGCGGCCCAGCGCCTCGCCGTACATGGCGTAGGCGAGCGCCGCGATGGGAAAGACGCTGAGGTTGACGAACAGAGCCGTCTTGCCGGGCGTCGTGAGGGTCTGCGCGAGGAACTGGCTGAGGAAGCTTCCCGCCACGAGGAGGCCAAGAACGATCACGCGTCGGGAGGCGAACAGGCCCGGTCGCATCCGCCCGACGGCCGCCGCCAAGGCGAGGAGCACGGCAAGCGCGAGCGCGAACCGCAGAGCGGCGAAGGCGAGCGGGTGCACGTGGGCAAGCCCGAGATCGATGGCGGGGAAGGAGGTGCCCCACAGGAGGGCGGCAAGCAGGGTGGCGACGACGCCCGGGCGCACGCGCCCGAACTAGCGGTCAATCCATATCCAGTTGGCGGGCGGGTTCGAGGCTGCCATGCGCGGATCGTTGCCCACCCACGTGTTGCCAAGCGCGTACTCGTTGTGGAAGGTCGTCTCGATGCTGTACCAGCCGCGCTGGGAGGCGAACTTCGAGAGCGGGATCTCGATGCGCGCGAAGCTGCGGTCGCCGGGCACCTCGTGCGAGAACCCGTACACGTACGAATTCGACTGGCGGAGCTCGCCGCGGTACCGCACGTCCACGTTGAGCGTGCCCTTCGTGATGACGCGCGCGTTGGGGTCGCCGGCCGACTTCGTGAGCACGGCGTCCACGGTGGCGACCTTCGCCGGTCCGTAGGCGCATTGCTTGCTCTGGTCGCAGTAGGCCTGCAGGAAGATCGCGTTCACCCACTTGTCGATCTTGGCGACGTGCCGCTGCGTGGTGCCTTCGAAGGTCACCTCGACCTCGTAGTTGCCATTTCCCACGACGAACCGGCTGTAGGGCACGAAGACCGAGCCCTTGCCGTCCCGCACGTCGATCGTGCCGCGGACGCCGCCGTGCGGGTAGACGACCTCGCCGTTGTAGCGCACCACGAAGTCGGCCCGGCCCTCGGCGGCGCCGAAGGTCCCCCCCGCGTTTGCGACAAGCACCGTAAGCCCGTTTGACACCATGGGCGCGCTTGCCACAAGCGCAAAAGGCGGCCCGCTGGACAAGCACCCCGCGAGGGGCGCCCCCAGCAAGATCAGGGCGAGCAGGGCCTCCCTCATCCGTATTCTCCACGGCCGTCCGGCCGATTTAACGCTTGTTGGATCGGGACTCACGAAGGCGGCGACCCCGACTCGTCGTCGGGCGGGGCCCGCCCTTCCTTCTTCAGGCGCTTGAGGAGCTTGCGGCGCTGCTTCTCGAGTTCGGCCGCCTTCCGCGCCCGCTCCTTAAGAAGCTTGGCCTCGAGGGCGGCGCGTTCCTTCTCCAGCCTCGCGCGCTCCTTCGCCAAGGCCTTCTGCTCGCGCGCATCGATCTTTCGCCGCACCGCGGACTCCTTTGCCGCGACCTTCGCGGCGGCGGCGCGCTCGCGGGCGAGTTCGCGCTCCTTCTGCCGGGCCACCTTCGCACGGGCCTTCTCGAGGAGCCGGCGCTCGTACTCCGCCTGGGCAAGGATGCGCTTTTGCTCGTTCGCCTGCGCGCGGAGGATGCGCCGCTCCTCGCGTTGCTTGGCCCGCATGGCGGCGAGGATGGCGCGGCGCTTGGCCCGCTGCTCGCGCCACACCTGCCAACGCGCGCGCCGGGTCTGGAGGAGCTCCGCGCGCCTGGCCTCGTAGGCCGCCGGCTCGGAAAGTCGCAGGGCCTCGAGCTCCAGCGTCTCGGCCTCCGTGAGGCCGCGCGGGGGCCGCCCCTCCTCCAGGCGCCGCCGCTGGGCGCGGTCGAAGCCGCGGTGGGCCGCGTGGCCCGCGAGGATGGCGCCCAAGAGCACGAGCGGCCACCAGTAGCCGGGGACGTAGAAGCCCTCGACCGAGACCACCGTGCTCGTGGGAAAGACGAAGGAGGGATCGTTTGCGCTTGAGAGCTCGACCGAGATCGTGGCCGCCTCGCCGCCGAAGAACAGCTGGTCCTTGGGCGTCACGACCTGCAGCGGCACCTCGCGCGTCTCGCCGGGGAACAGCGTCACGCGCGGCACGATGGAGACGAGGTAGCCGGGCTTGCTCGCAAAGGCGCGCAGCGTGAAGGTGTCCGGGTAGGGGCCGGCGTTCGTGACGGTCACGGGGTACGTGACGATCTCGTAGGGGCCCACGCGCTGGGGCGTGGCGTGGATGAGCGCCAAGCCCTGGTAGTACGGCTCGAGCTGCACGAAGACGACGTCCTCGCTCTCGTACGTCGCAAAGACGTTGCCGCTGCTGGGGTCGATCGCCTGCGTGAGCGCGTGGACGCGCACGCTCACGTACGGGTTCTTGACCGTGGCGCCGGCGAGCACCGAGAGCGTCGCAAGCGCGGTCTCGCCCGGCTGCGTGTACACGGTTCCCGGGCCCGTCGTCGCCGCCCAGCCGTCCGTCTCCTCGCCTAGGATGCGCGCGGTGAGCGTCGTGGCGTGGCTCGGAAGCGTGTTGCCCGGCGTGACCTGCGTGAGGTCCTCGATGCGAAGCGTCACTTCGCTCTTCCCGAGGCGAGGCACCGTGATGGCCCCGAGCTCCGCGGAGAGGATGACCTGCACGAGCGGAGCCGACGCCGAGGGAAGCTGCGCGACGGCCTCCGGAATCGCCACGGGGAGGAGCAGGGCCGCGAGCAGGACCGCCGCGCCCTTCGCGCGCACGGGATCGCCGCCTAGACGTCCCGGCGCCGGTGCTTCAAGGCCACCGCAAGCGCGCCCACGCCGCCGACGAGCAGCAGCGTATCGATGCCGGGCACGTAGAACCCGATCACCGTCGTGAGCGAGGAGATCGTGGCGCGGTCACCTGGCACCTTCGTGTCGAGCGCGTAGTTGCTCGTCATGCGCATGGTGACGGCGCCCACCTCGTTGAGGTAGCCGTTGCGCCAGGGCGTCTGGACGACCATGTTGGCCGTCTTCGTCGTCGCCTTGCCGCCCTGCTGGCGGGCCTCGAGGATGACCTCGGAGGGCGGGACGACCTGCCAGCCCTCGGGCTGCGAGAGCACGTCGAAGAAGATCTTCGTGTTGGCGTTGCCGTAGTTCGTGACCGTCATGGGGAAGACGACCTGCTGCTGCGGGCCGCTCTTCTGGATCGTGGTCGGCGTCGTGGCGTCGATGATGCTGAAGAAGTCGGCCTGCACGGTCGTCTCGGCCTCACCGGAGGAGGATCCAAGGCACCCGTTGCGGTCGGCGTTGGCCTTGACCTTGATGTTGCCGGGCGTAAAGGCCGGCGCGTCGGCCGTCGTCACCACGAACAGCTCGGCCTTCTCGGTCTTGGAGCCAGAATCCGTGCCGGCGTTCGTCGAAGGCGTCACGACCGGGAAAAGGTTCGACGGGCTGATCGTCACGATCGTCCAAGCCTGGTTCGTCTCGACGGTGAGACTGATCTTCGAGGCCGTGAAGCTCGCCGCGTTCTGGGTGTTGAACCAGGAGTACGTGACGTCGACCTCGAGGATCGCAAAGCCGGAAAGGGGTCGAATGGGCGCCTGGTGGGCCGTGATGCGGACGGCCGTCGTGGTGTCGCAGGTGGGCGCCAGACCCTGGGCCTGCGCGGACGGGGCAAAAGCCACCGTCACGACTGCAACGGCCAAGGCGGAAAGCACGATGCGTTTCATGGTGTTTGCCATCCGGGTTCCCTCGCTTTGGTATCGTCGTCGAAAGGCCCAAACATTATTTATCGGTTCGTATTTTAATCAGTCCGGGGGCGTTGGGCCGCGCCCGGCGGCTGATGTCCGCCGTACACGAAGCAACCTGATAAACGTTGTGGATAGGTGGCTAGGGCCACGGCCGTCAATCGATGACGGCCCCGCAGCACTTGCACGTTTTCCCGAACCAGACGGGCTCGATGGCAAGGGGAGGCGGGGCCTGGCACAGGTGCGTGAAAAGCCCCTGCCCCTGGATTTTCCCCTTGGCCATCGGGTTCCCCTTGACGACGTGCGTGTGGACCATGTCGCTCGCCCGCTTGCAGTGGGTCCAACCGGATTCGAACCGGTGATCTGCGCTGTGTGAGAGCGCCGTCATAACCGACTAGACCATGGACCCGACGGTTGCGAGCGCAGCGAGCAACCGGCGGCGCCGAGGCGCGCAAGAGGAAGCGAAGCTTCCTCGGCGCCCCGCGAAACCTTGCGGTTCCGCTTGGGCCGCAGGCGCCGCAAGCGCCCGAGCGCGGGCGGCACGCCCGCGCGAGTTCACATACTTTGCGCAGCGCCGAGTCGGCGGCGCCGGGAGCGAGCGACTTTGGCCGCAGGCCAAAGAGCGAGCTTCCAAGCGCCCGAGCGTTGGTCGCCGCCGAAGGCGGCGGGCACCAACGCGAGCCGCCGAACGCGCGCAGGGCAGCGCGAGTACAAATACATGACTTCGATGGTCGAGACTTTTAGGGTCATAAAACCGGGGCGGGTTCCGTCGCCCCGACCGCGCGCAGCCGCTTCGCGTACCAGTGCGCCGTGCTCGCGGGCAGACCCGTCGCCGCGGCAAGCTCGCGCACGCTTGCCGCGGGCCGCTGCGCAAGCGCCGCAAGGACGCGGCGCGCCGGCTCGCGCGCGAGCATCGCGCGCGCGGCAAGCTCCCGCTCCGACGCGGGGTCGCCGGCGGGCACGAACATCGTGCGGCCGGCGGCGCGCCGCGGCACGAGCGAGCCGTGGTCGACGAGGAGGAGAAGGTGGTAGCGCGCGGTCGCCTTGTGCACGTCCATGGCGCGCGCGACCTCCGTCGCCGTCACGTGCCCGTGCGCGACGGCCAATCCGTAGATGCGCTGGCGCAGGTCGCTCTCGAACACGCGCCCGTCGCGGTGGAGGCGGTGCAGGAGGGAGATGAGCGCGGCCGCGATCGCCGCGGCAATCGCAAGGAGCGTCGAGGGCGGCTCCCAGGGCGCGTGCGCGAACGCGGGCGTTGCCGCCGACGCGAGGGGGGAACGGGATGTGGCGGGCGCGGGCGGGCGGGGGATCCATGCGGGGTTCGTCGACGCGGCCGAATCGGTTCCCGCCCGTGCGGCAAGCGTCGGCGTCGGGTCGTCGTGGTTGGACCCAACGGGCGCGATGGCCGACGTTGGCGCCGGCGCCGGCCCGTTCGCGGGCGCCTCGGGCGCGAGGCTCGCCCGCGCGCAGACGTTGGCCGGCTCGGGAAGGCTCGAGGAGGTGAAGCTTGCGCAGGCCGCCACGAGCGTGCCTGCCGTGACCGCGTCGAGGTCTACCGCAAGCGTTTCGCCGTCGAGGGTGTTCGTTGCGTCGGTGCCGGCGGCCCAGGCGATCTCGCCCTCCTCGTCGGGGAGCAGTTCCGTCGCCGCGTCGTGCGCGCCTTGCACGGCGCCCGGCGCGTCAAGGCTGGTTTCGTCGACCGCCGGCGCGGGCGGTTCGGTTGCGAGGGCTTCGCCCGCTTTCTCGATGGCGATCGCGCACGCGGCCGAGAGCGTCTTGGGATCGGCGGTCGCGTGGACGTTGTGCACCGTCACGGGGTAGGGCTGCGGGTCCAGTCCCGCGGCGCGCCAGGGCTCGCACGGGTCGAGCGCGGCCGCGGGGGTCGACGCCAGAAGCGGAAGGAGAGCGGCGGCCAGAAGCGCGCCGGCGGCCGCCGGCTCGCGCGCGACTCTTCTCATTTGATGTACGTCCCGTTGCACGGGCACTCGCCGCTTTGCAGCTTGGGCGATCCTACGCAACCGTACACGTTCGTGATTTCTGCGACGGCGCCGCTGAACACGATCGCGACGCACGTGGTGCTCGCGTGGGCGCCCACCGTGCAGAGGACGGGGCCGGTCTGGGCCGAGCAGATGAAGTACTGAGGAGACCCGAAGACGTGGTATTGGCAGCTGCCGCAGGCTTGCCAGCCGAACTGGTCCTCGCAGAGGGCGCGGACAGCGGGATCGACGAAGGCGCTTGCCGGGGGGGCGGCGGCCGCAAGGCAAAGCGCCACGGCAAAGCCGGCGCCAAGAGCGATCCGGAGCGGCCGGCGCCAGCGGCCGGCGGTCCTTGGTCCTCCCAAGCCTGTCCCAATCATGCTCTCCCCCCCGTCCGGCGGCTGGAGACGGCTTAAACCTTTTCGTGCGGTCGTTGGAAACGTCGCCCCGGCTGGGGGCCTTCCAAGCCTCGTTCGAAAACGCCCAAGAGCCCGCCCTCCGCGTCCGGCCCGGTGAACGCATGTCGGAACGAAACCTTGGAACTCGATGGGCGGCGGCTGCGATCCTCGTCGTGGCCGCTCTGAGCGCGACCGTTCTTCTGGCCCCCGCGGCCGAGGCGGGGTCGATCACGCTGTGCGGGTCGGGAGGCTGCTCGACGCACTACCGCGGCACGTTGCCGATCGGCGACCACTGCGTCAACACGACGGGCTCGGGCGACCCGTGCGGCGGCTCGGCGCCGGCGGTCAAGTAGGTGTGGGAGGCCTTCAACCCATGTGGAAAAATCAGGAACCTCCGCGCGCGCGGCCGAGGCTCGGCGCGCTTCGGATGGATGAACGGAGCCGACCGTCGAGCTTGA containing:
- a CDS encoding ABC transporter ATP-binding protein, which produces MPVVEVEQLVKRYGELSAVDGLSFSVEKGEVFALLGPNGAGKTTTVEILECLRAKTSGRVRVLGHDVETQASRIRERIGVLPQDFNTFDRLTVRENVRYFRDLFGSNADVDELLASVGLTEKADTLYLELSGGLKQRTGVAIALVNDPELVFLDEPSTGLDPHARRQVWELIRKLRAGGRTVFLTTHYMEEAAVLSDRVGIVHRGKLVALDAPDAIVRAHAGSTTVRLPAEPGLADRVAGWLPRARVRVDNAHLSIDPGDHRLEEVLSALASKATLASLEVRTPNLEDAFLALTGERLGGVGA
- a CDS encoding TraB/GumN family protein, translated to MIVDRGDIVLVGTAHVSPESVAEVRREIAARRPAVVCVELDEHRARALSDPKWRETPLLDVIRDGKAFVLLAQAFLASWQRRLGERYGVKPGAEMLAGMQEAEKVGASVELSDRDIGVTLKRAWARMGFREKLRLAWEFLKALTGADADGREVEVEELLKEDVLSSMMEEFSRMAPSISEVVIRERDAYLAGRILEARERAKGRPVLAVVGAGHLKGIQRHLDAPESIPERASLETVPERFPWGKAIGYGLAIGILALFAWLGYGALTDPVKLAKLQEALLMFVLVTGSFSALGAAAALAHPYSILAAFSTAWFATIHPGIATGWISGYVELQKRKPTVADYEGLSTLAGLGDFYRNKITRVLLVTALTNVGAMVGFWLGAAALLPIAFG
- a CDS encoding DMT family transporter, with the translated sequence MRPGVVATLLAALLWGTSFPAIDLGLAHVHPLAFAALRFALALAVLLALAAAVGRMRPGLFASRRVIVLGLLVAGSFLSQFLAQTLTTPGKTALFVNLSVFPIAALAYAMYGEALGRRLGPAVALAGVGAVLVATGGRLETLHGGTLAGDALALASGLFWAFFAVGAKPLFAREGAIETIVPVFAWALAVLAPVAVASGAPAPAGLAAWAAVGYVGFLCTAAAFALWAHGMPAVGAAASAVMLVAEIVVALAISLALGLERLSPATALGAGLVLAGVGLASLTGSRTADSRP
- a CDS encoding helix-turn-helix domain-containing protein, translated to MRRVAREPAAAGALLAAALLPLLASTPAAALDPCEPWRAAGLDPQPYPVTVHNVHATADPKTLSAACAIAIEKAGEALATEPPAPAVDETSLDAPGAVQGAHDAATELLPDEEGEIAWAAGTDATNTLDGETLAVDLDAVTAGTLVAACASFTSSSLPEPANVCARASLAPEAPANGPAPAPTSAIAPVGSNHDDPTPTLAARAGTDSAASTNPAWIPRPPAPATSRSPLASAATPAFAHAPWEPPSTLLAIAAAIAAALISLLHRLHRDGRVFESDLRQRIYGLAVAHGHVTATEVARAMDVHKATARYHLLLLVDHGSLVPRRAAGRTMFVPAGDPASERELAARAMLAREPARRVLAALAQRPAASVRELAAATGLPASTAHWYAKRLRAVGATEPAPVL
- a CDS encoding M50 family metallopeptidase, yielding MPDPPTPVRSPPPARRETPPARPLPPVAGTLRSGPPRPSAPRPAAPAPARPPPAAFAFDDLPEPRISTSLEEIVHLVGSVAILTCIFGFAIVNNTPHLLTNEPLGGGPRAGPFDWNRYVAVLPPVLVIVLTGFVLHELAHKVVAQRYYLWAEYRAQWAWLGIVGAVNVAQPTPLPFALPGFVQIVGDATVEDNGRISVVGPATNLAIAFLAFPFLVAEGGRGVALAGAPHGTFLELLVMVNAGLAAFNLLPVSVLDGAKILRWRAGLWLVLMLLALALFLTVANRLYVNL